A stretch of the bacterium genome encodes the following:
- a CDS encoding phage holin family protein → MKKLARNLILSAFAFLLVSSFYKGIAYTDLQTLALAGIVFAVLTQFVKPILKLLALPFNLLTFGLMSVLTNIFILYLVTFFIQGFSIVSFNFGGLSVSGFILPAFQLTPLFSIFLASFLIGLIASLLQSLFK, encoded by the coding sequence ATGAAAAAACTTGCTCGTAATTTGATTCTGTCAGCTTTTGCTTTCCTTTTGGTTTCGTCTTTTTACAAAGGTATTGCCTATACTGATCTCCAAACCCTTGCTTTGGCGGGAATCGTTTTTGCCGTTTTGACTCAATTCGTCAAGCCAATTCTGAAACTTCTTGCCTTGCCTTTCAATCTTTTGACTTTTGGTCTCATGAGTGTGCTCACCAACATCTTTATTCTTTACTTGGTTACTTTCTTTATTCAGGGCTTTAGTATTGTCAGCTTTAACTTTGGGGGACTTAGCGTAAGCGGTTTTATCTTGCCAGCTTTTCAGCTAACTCCGCTTTTTAGTATTTTTCTAGCCAGCTTTTTAATCGGTTTGATCGCGAGTTTGCTCCAAAGCCTTTTTAAGTGA
- a CDS encoding excinuclease ABC subunit UvrC codes for MKKIGANRPGVYLFKDKKGKVLYVGKAANLKSRLNSYFRVGLAPRQEILMREAKSLETIEVDSETEALILEANLIKKYYPDFNVQLKDDKDYLYLKIVKEAFPRVLLARKKGLVDAQEYFGPYPSARSLRVVLRSLRKVFPFRTSCKPGQGRACFFYHLGLCPGVCTNQISEKDYKKNISKLKLFFEGNKNKLVRELKKEMQTYSSKLEYEKAEETRRKIEAVNFVTRPRRRIDEYLEASSIKEIRQKELQELAQTLGMKTYLRRIECYDISNFQGSFPVGSMVVLTDGEVDRGQYRRFKIKGFSSPNDPGMMGEVIRRRLKNEWAKPDLIIVDGGKTQLGAAKTEIENAGLAIPVIGLAKRNEEIHLFETTPLRLPKDSGALYLITRIRDEAHRFAISFYRKLSTKAALLE; via the coding sequence ATGAAAAAGATCGGTGCTAACCGGCCCGGAGTTTACCTTTTCAAAGACAAAAAGGGTAAAGTTCTCTACGTCGGCAAAGCCGCCAACTTGAAATCAAGGTTAAACAGCTACTTTCGGGTTGGACTTGCCCCGCGCCAAGAAATTCTGATGAGAGAGGCAAAGAGTTTGGAAACAATTGAAGTTGATTCGGAAACAGAAGCTCTCATCCTTGAAGCCAATTTAATCAAGAAATACTATCCAGATTTTAACGTTCAACTCAAAGACGACAAAGACTACCTTTACTTAAAGATTGTCAAAGAAGCCTTCCCGCGAGTACTTTTGGCACGGAAAAAGGGGCTTGTTGATGCTCAAGAGTATTTTGGGCCTTACCCATCAGCGCGAAGTTTGCGCGTGGTTTTGAGAAGTCTACGGAAGGTTTTTCCCTTCCGAACCTCTTGCAAGCCAGGGCAAGGACGAGCCTGTTTCTTCTACCACCTTGGTTTGTGTCCTGGTGTTTGCACCAACCAAATCAGTGAAAAGGACTATAAAAAGAACATTAGCAAGTTAAAACTTTTTTTCGAGGGGAACAAAAATAAACTGGTTCGAGAGCTTAAGAAAGAGATGCAAACCTATTCGAGTAAGCTTGAGTACGAAAAAGCAGAGGAAACGAGGAGAAAAATCGAGGCGGTTAATTTTGTGACTCGTCCACGACGACGAATCGATGAGTATTTGGAAGCTTCTTCGATCAAGGAAATTCGCCAAAAGGAGCTGCAAGAACTGGCTCAAACTTTAGGGATGAAAACCTACTTGCGCAGAATTGAATGCTATGACATTTCCAATTTTCAAGGGTCTTTTCCGGTTGGTTCGATGGTGGTTTTAACTGATGGAGAAGTCGATCGGGGACAATACCGTCGTTTTAAGATTAAAGGTTTTTCTTCTCCCAATGATCCGGGAATGATGGGAGAAGTGATTCGGCGGCGGCTAAAAAATGAGTGGGCGAAACCAGATTTAATTATTGTCGATGGTGGCAAGACGCAACTTGGTGCAGCAAAAACAGAAATCGAGAACGCTGGTTTGGCAATACCCGTCATTGGTTTGGCCAAGCGTAATGAGGAAATTCATCTTTTTGAAACTACGCCGCTCCGTTTGCCAAAAGACTCGGGAGCTCTTTATCTCATCACCCGAATTCGTGATGAGGCTCACCGTTTTGCGATAAGTTTTTACCGCAAGCTCTCAACCAAAGCAGCCTTGCTAGAGTAG